DNA from Quercus lobata isolate SW786 chromosome 1, ValleyOak3.0 Primary Assembly, whole genome shotgun sequence:
CGTTTCAATCCCCAGTCACTATGAAGCTCACTCTTCCTCATCGACCTCTCTCAAATTCCACCATCCAttacataaaacaaagaaacctCTCTACCTCCAAATTCACCTCCCAAGACAATGACGAAAATGACTCCCACTTTGTTTCGATCCTCGGAGACATCGTACGAGGAAACCGGAGCTGGAAAATCGCACTCAACAACACCTACATTTCGAGCACTTTGGGGCCCCACCACGTCGAGAAGGTTCTGATCCAAACCATGGATGACTCCAGGTTAGCTTTGAGGTTCTTCAATTTCTTGGGCTTGCACCACAATTTTCACCACACCACGACTTCGTTTTGCATTTTGGTCCACTCCCTGGTCCAGTCCAATCTCTTTTGGCCAGCTTCTTCGCTTTTGCAAACGCTTTCTCTTCGTGGGTTGGACCCAAAAGAGGTTTTTGAACATTTTCTAAATTGTTATGTGGAATTTAAATTCTCTTCtagtttgggttttgatttgttgaTTCAGAATTATGTGCAAAATAAGAGATTATTGGATGCTGTCGTGGTCGTAAAGCTAATGAAAGAGAATAATTTGTTGCCTGAAGTTAGAACTTTGAGTGCCCTTTTAAATGGGCTAGTGAGAATTAGGCAATTCAATACGGTTTTGGAGTTGTTCAATCTGTTTGTGAATGTGGGTCTTCAGCCCGATGTTTATATATACACTGTGGTGGTTAGGAGTTTGTGTGAATTGAAAGATTTTGTTAGGGCTGAGGAAATGATTCGGCAGGCAGAGTTGAATGGATGCAATTTGAGTGTTGTGATGTATAATGTGTTGATTCATGGGCTCTGCAAGAGCCAAAGAGCTTGGGAGGCTGTTGAGATTAAGAATTTGTTGAGAGGAAAAGGATTGAAAGCGGATGTGGTCACATATTGTACATTAGTACTTGGTTTGTGCAGAGTGCAGGAGTTTGAGGCTGGGGTGGAGCTGATGAATGAAATGATTGAGTTGGGGTTTGTGCCAAGTGAAGCTGCTCTTTCGGGAGTTGTGGAGGGGTTGCGGAGGAAGAGGAAGATTGAAGATGCTTATGACATTGTAAATAGGGTGGGGAGAATTGGAGTGGTGcctaatttgtttgtttataacgCCTTAATCAATTCTTTGTGCAAAGAAGAGAAATTGGATGAAGCAGAGTTACTTTTTAATAACATGGGTGAGAATGGTTTGTTCCCAAATGATGTCACTTATTCTATTTTAATTGATTCCTTCTGCAGAAGAGGAAAATTGGATGTTGCATATTGTTACTTAGGTAAGATGTCAGAGGCCGGTGTAAGAGGTACTGTGTATTCTTACAATTCTTTGATTAGTGGGGAATGCAAGTTTGGGAAATTGGATGAAGCAGAGTTTCTTTTTGGTGAGATGATTGTTAAAGGAGTGGTGCCAACGGTTGCAACCTATACATCACTAATAAGTGGATACTGCAGAGAAGGGGAATTGCACAAGGCATTTAGGTTGTATCATGAGATGACTGGGAAGGGCATTGCACCTAATACTTACACCTTAACTGCACTTATTTCTGGTTTCTGTCGTACAAATATGATGACTGAAGCGGGTAATTTGTTTGATGAAATGGTTGAGCGTAACATTATGCCAAATGAGGTGACTTATAATGTTCTGATAGAGGGTCACTGTATGAATGGTAACACAGTAATAGCCTTTGAATTGCTTGATGAAATGGTTGAGAAGGGTCTTGAACCAGATACATACACATTTAGGCCCCTAATTAGTGGTCTTTGTTCTTTAGGTAGAGTTTCTGAAGCCAAAGAATTCGTGGATGAACTTCACAAAAAGAATCATAAGTTAAACGTGATATGTTATGGGGCACTTTTACATGGTTACTGCAAGGAGGGAAGGTTAAAGGATGCATTGGTTACTTGTCGTCAGATGGTTGAGAGAGGAGTAGACATGGATCTTGTGTGTTATACAGTACTCATTTGCGGAACTCTAAAGCAGCAtgatacaagaaaattatttgGTCTCTTGAAGGAGATGCATGATTACGGACTAAAGCCTGATGAAGTACTATATACAAGTATGATAGATGCATATGGCAAAGCTGGAAACCTTAAGGAggcttttgggttttgggatttGATGGTTTCTGAGGGATGCTTTCCCAATGTGGTGACATATACTGCCTTGATAAATGGTTTATGTAAGGCAGGAAATATGGATAAGGCAGAGTTTCTTTTGAAGGAAATGCTGATTGGTAA
Protein-coding regions in this window:
- the LOC115987592 gene encoding putative pentatricopeptide repeat-containing protein At5g59900, whose product is MKLTLPHRPLSNSTIHYIKQRNLSTSKFTSQDNDENDSHFVSILGDIVRGNRSWKIALNNTYISSTLGPHHVEKVLIQTMDDSRLALRFFNFLGLHHNFHHTTTSFCILVHSLVQSNLFWPASSLLQTLSLRGLDPKEVFEHFLNCYVEFKFSSSLGFDLLIQNYVQNKRLLDAVVVVKLMKENNLLPEVRTLSALLNGLVRIRQFNTVLELFNLFVNVGLQPDVYIYTVVVRSLCELKDFVRAEEMIRQAELNGCNLSVVMYNVLIHGLCKSQRAWEAVEIKNLLRGKGLKADVVTYCTLVLGLCRVQEFEAGVELMNEMIELGFVPSEAALSGVVEGLRRKRKIEDAYDIVNRVGRIGVVPNLFVYNALINSLCKEEKLDEAELLFNNMGENGLFPNDVTYSILIDSFCRRGKLDVAYCYLGKMSEAGVRGTVYSYNSLISGECKFGKLDEAEFLFGEMIVKGVVPTVATYTSLISGYCREGELHKAFRLYHEMTGKGIAPNTYTLTALISGFCRTNMMTEAGNLFDEMVERNIMPNEVTYNVLIEGHCMNGNTVIAFELLDEMVEKGLEPDTYTFRPLISGLCSLGRVSEAKEFVDELHKKNHKLNVICYGALLHGYCKEGRLKDALVTCRQMVERGVDMDLVCYTVLICGTLKQHDTRKLFGLLKEMHDYGLKPDEVLYTSMIDAYGKAGNLKEAFGFWDLMVSEGCFPNVVTYTALINGLCKAGNMDKAEFLLKEMLIGNALPNQLTYGCFLDHLTKEGNMEEAIQLHNAMLKGFLANTVTYNILIRGFCKLGKIQDATELLVGMTDNGIFPDCITYSTFIYEYCRRGNLQEAIKLWNTMLNKGLKPDTLAYNFMIYGCCVTGELTKAFELRDDMIRRGVMPNRVTYNTLIHGTCLKSSVLST